One genomic window of Dreissena polymorpha isolate Duluth1 unplaced genomic scaffold, UMN_Dpol_1.0 chrUn020, whole genome shotgun sequence includes the following:
- the LOC127863624 gene encoding uncharacterized protein LOC127863624, translated as MICPVQCQGDDACHGSQKCCQYGCMITCLDPVSYDGPTTRFLGPCIVRLAEWEAANRFERPLYAANGDFMGTQYQGSQAICVTPDGTEISCFAVNRWEAVDMDYQCAGDQYAFKQTINVGQRFYCDRF; from the exons ATGATCTGTCCAGTGCAATGTCAAGGTGACGATGCTTGCCACGGCAGCCAGAAGTGCTGTCAATACGGATGTATGATTACGTGCCTCGATCCAGTTTCCTACG ACGGACCCACGACGCGTTTTCTAGGTCCCTGCATCGTCAGGCTTGCCGAATGGGAAGCCGCAAACAGATTTGAGCGACCTCTTTATGCCGCGAATGGTGATTTCATGGGGACGCAGTACCAAGGCTCCCA AGCTATCTGTGTTACTCCTGACGGCACTGAGATTTCTTGTTTCGCGGTCAACAGGTGGGAGGCCGTCGACATGGACTACC AGTGCGCAGGTGACCAGTATGCCTTCAAGCAAACGATAAACGTTGGTCAGCGATTCTATTGTGACCGCTTCTGA